Proteins encoded in a region of the Nicotiana tomentosiformis chromosome 9, ASM39032v3, whole genome shotgun sequence genome:
- the LOC104103812 gene encoding protein trichome birefringence-like 19 encodes MEFSTFILMNLIKNGQAKSMSSAIYVILNSGHWFSRLSVYYEKNQVVGCWRCGQPIITELPNYYGYKRVFKTPLKVINILENFKGTIFVRTFAPSHFEGGEWNTGGNCLRKRPFTRNEIVLEGLNLEFYKSQVEEFWVAEKKGKIKGKNFKLLDTTQAMLLRPDGHPSRYGHWPNENVVLYNDCVHWCLPGPIDSWNDFLLHMLKIEQLIL; translated from the coding sequence ATGGAGTTTTCAACATTTATCTTGATGAACCTGATAAAAAATGGTCAAGCCAAATCAATGAGTTCAGCTATATATGTCATTCTTAACTCTGGCCATTGGTTTAGTCGATTAAGTGTTTACTATGAGAAAAATCAAGTAGTTGGTTGTTGGCGCTGTGGACAACCAATTATTACCGAACTCCCAAATTATTATGGGTACAAAAGGGTATTTAAAACACCTTTGAAAGTCATCAATATCTTAGAAAACTTTAAGGGTACAATTTTTGTTAGGACTTTTGCACCTTCTCATTTTGAAGGTGGAGAATGGAATACAGGTGGGAATTGCTTGAGAAAAAGGCCATTTACCAGAAATGAAATAGTTTTGGAAGGTTTAAATTTGGAGTTTTATAAGTCACAAGTAGAAGAGTTTTGGGTTGCTGAGAAGAAAGGGAAGATAAAGGGGAAGAATTTTAAATTGTTGGATACAACACAAGCCATGTTGCTGAGACCAGATGGTCATCCAAGTAGATATGGGCATTGGCCAAATGAGAATGTTGTGTTGTATAATGATTGTGTGCATTGGTGTTTGCCTGGTCCTATTGATTCTTGGAATGACTTCTTGCTTCATATGTTGAAGATAGAACAATTGATTCTTTGA